A single Pseudomonas putida DNA region contains:
- a CDS encoding ATPase, giving the protein MRNDAHDAHDDFDDVPTLRAGTPDDDELLPAHVSRSRKKAARPASSGALWALLGASFIALAGLGWWSFQQISLMEQQLVATQESFARISEEAAGRLQAISGKVDASETSSTTGSEALKLQIRQLQASLAEQGKQQQGVAGQAGDLGKRLEQVLADTREQQKAVTELQTQLQAQLKAVNAELTALKSGQVDGGKLDGQLKNLNDEVAALKKQGNQKAAVESLEQDVLVLKTQMENRSASSSGATVQEFDAFRGQTTRNLNTLQSQIQNLQQQINSRP; this is encoded by the coding sequence ATGCGTAACGATGCCCACGATGCCCACGATGATTTCGATGACGTGCCCACCTTGCGGGCAGGTACCCCCGATGACGACGAGCTGCTGCCCGCGCACGTCTCGCGTAGCCGCAAGAAGGCGGCAAGGCCGGCCAGCAGCGGGGCACTGTGGGCGTTGCTGGGGGCATCGTTCATCGCCTTGGCGGGGCTGGGCTGGTGGAGCTTCCAGCAGATTTCGTTGATGGAGCAGCAACTGGTGGCCACCCAGGAAAGCTTTGCGCGGATCAGCGAAGAAGCTGCCGGGCGTTTGCAGGCAATCAGCGGCAAGGTCGATGCCAGCGAGACGTCAAGTACCACGGGCAGTGAAGCACTGAAGCTGCAGATCCGTCAGTTGCAGGCCAGCCTGGCTGAGCAGGGCAAGCAGCAACAAGGTGTGGCGGGGCAGGCCGGGGACCTGGGCAAGCGCCTGGAGCAGGTGCTGGCAGATACCCGTGAGCAGCAGAAGGCAGTGACCGAGTTGCAGACCCAGCTGCAGGCGCAACTGAAGGCCGTGAATGCCGAGCTGACGGCGCTGAAGTCGGGGCAGGTCGATGGTGGCAAGCTCGATGGCCAGCTGAAGAACCTGAACGATGAAGTGGCTGCGCTGAAGAAGCAGGGCAATCAGAAAGCTGCTGTCGAAAGCCTGGAGCAGGATGTGCTGGTGCTCAAGACCCAGATGGAAAACCGCTCAGCGTCGTCGAGCGGGGCGACGGTGCAGGAATTCGATGCGTTCCGCGGGCAGACCACGCGTAACCTCAATACCCTGCAGAGCCAGATTCAGAACCTGCAGCAGCAGATCAATTCCCGGCCTTGA
- a CDS encoding alkene reductase, with amino-acid sequence MTTLFDPIQLGDVQLPNRIIMAPLTRCRADEGRVPNALMAEYYVQRASAGLILSEATSVTQMGVGYPDTPGIWNDEQVRGWNNVTKAVHGAGGRIFLQLWHVGRISHPSYLNGELPVAPSAIQAKGHVSLVRPLSDYPTPRALETEEIADIVEAYRSGAENAKAAGFDGVEIHGANGYLLDQFLQSSTNQRSDRYGGSLENRARLLLEVTDAAIEVWGAGRVGVHLAPRADAHDMGDADRAETFTYVARELGKRGIAFICSREKEADDSIGPLIKAAFGGPYIVNERFDKATANAALAAGKADAVAFGVPFIANPDLPARLAADAPLNEAHPETFYGKGPVGYIDYPRL; translated from the coding sequence ATGACCACGCTTTTCGATCCGATCCAACTGGGCGATGTGCAATTGCCCAACCGTATCATCATGGCCCCGCTGACCCGCTGCCGCGCCGATGAAGGCCGGGTGCCCAATGCGCTGATGGCCGAATACTACGTACAGCGCGCCAGTGCCGGGCTGATTCTCAGCGAAGCGACGTCGGTCACCCAGATGGGTGTGGGCTACCCCGACACCCCCGGCATCTGGAACGACGAGCAGGTACGTGGCTGGAACAATGTCACCAAGGCCGTGCATGGCGCTGGCGGGCGCATCTTCCTGCAGCTGTGGCACGTCGGCCGTATTTCCCACCCCAGCTACCTCAATGGCGAACTGCCGGTGGCGCCCAGCGCGATCCAGGCCAAGGGCCATGTCAGCCTGGTACGCCCGCTGAGCGACTACCCGACTCCGCGTGCACTGGAAACCGAAGAAATCGCCGATATCGTCGAGGCCTACCGCAGTGGTGCCGAGAACGCCAAGGCCGCTGGCTTCGACGGCGTGGAGATCCACGGCGCCAACGGTTACCTGCTCGATCAGTTCCTGCAAAGCAGCACCAACCAGCGCAGCGACCGTTACGGCGGCTCGCTGGAAAACCGTGCGCGGCTGCTGCTGGAAGTGACCGATGCGGCCATCGAAGTGTGGGGCGCTGGCCGCGTCGGCGTGCACCTGGCGCCGCGCGCCGATGCACATGACATGGGCGATGCCGACCGCGCCGAAACCTTCACCTATGTGGCGCGTGAGCTGGGCAAGCGTGGCATTGCCTTCATCTGCTCGCGGGAGAAGGAAGCCGACGACAGCATCGGCCCGCTGATCAAGGCGGCATTTGGTGGGCCGTATATCGTCAACGAGCGCTTTGACAAGGCCACTGCCAATGCAGCATTGGCGGCGGGCAAGGCGGATGCGGTGGCGTTTGGCGTGCCATTTATTGCCAACCCGGACCTGCCGGCGCGGCTGGCGGCGGATGCGCCGTTGAACGAGGCGCATCCGGAGACCTTCTATGGCAAGGGGCCGGTGGGGTATATCGACTATCCGCGCCTGTAA
- a CDS encoding ArsR/SmtB family transcription factor encodes MPLDLDEIIKALAHPVRREILSWLKDPATQFPDQYHSTENGVCAGQIDQRCGLSQSTVSAHLATLQRAGLISSQKVGQWHFFKRNEATIEAFLEQLRQAL; translated from the coding sequence ATGCCACTCGATCTCGACGAAATCATAAAAGCACTGGCCCACCCGGTCAGGCGAGAAATCCTCAGCTGGCTGAAAGACCCGGCAACGCAGTTCCCCGACCAGTACCACAGCACCGAAAACGGTGTCTGTGCCGGGCAGATCGACCAACGCTGCGGGCTGTCGCAGTCGACCGTGTCGGCTCACCTGGCCACTTTGCAGCGGGCCGGTCTGATCAGCAGCCAGAAGGTCGGCCAGTGGCACTTCTTCAAACGCAACGAAGCCACCATCGAGGCGTTCCTCGAACAACTGCGCCAAGCACTTTGA
- a CDS encoding ACP phosphodiesterase: MNYLAHLHLGGPAPQQLLGSLYGDFVKGSLEGRFPPALEAAIRLHRHIDSYTDRHPLVLAALARFPRERRRFAGIVLDVFFDHCLARHWGDYAEQPLVQFTGDFYRVLLAEPELPGRLAQIAPFMAADDWLGAYGDFATLEQVFNGIARRLSRPEGMVGVIAELERLYEPLLADFREFYPQLQAFAAVGREGV; encoded by the coding sequence ATGAACTACCTCGCACACCTGCACCTGGGCGGCCCGGCGCCGCAACAACTGCTCGGCAGCCTGTATGGCGACTTCGTCAAAGGCTCGCTTGAGGGGCGCTTCCCGCCTGCGCTGGAAGCGGCGATCCGGCTGCATCGGCATATCGACAGCTACACCGACCGGCATCCCCTGGTTCTGGCGGCGCTGGCGCGTTTTCCGCGGGAGCGGCGGCGCTTTGCCGGGATCGTCCTGGATGTGTTTTTCGACCATTGCCTGGCGCGGCATTGGGGGGATTACGCCGAGCAGCCACTGGTGCAGTTCACCGGGGATTTTTACCGGGTGTTGCTGGCCGAACCCGAGCTACCGGGGCGGCTGGCGCAGATTGCGCCATTCATGGCGGCGGATGACTGGCTGGGGGCGTATGGCGATTTTGCCACGCTGGAGCAGGTGTTCAATGGCATTGCCCGGCGCTTGTCGCGGCCGGAAGGGATGGTCGGGGTGATCGCCGAGCTGGAGCGGCTGTATGAGCCGTTGCTGGCGGATTTTCGCGAGTTCTATCCACAGCTGCAGGCGTTTGCTGCGGTGGGCCGGGAGGGGGTATGA
- a CDS encoding lysophospholipid acyltransferase family protein encodes MPGVRVLARLSRLLLVLTLGMLMAGVIAVGERLGIKASIELRQRWSCWFMKRLVGALPFEVRVIGELPQRPMLWVSNHVSWTDIPLLGMLLPLSFLSKAEVRHWPVAGWLAEKAGTLFIRRGGGDGQRLREQISEQLGQARPLLIFPEGTTTDGRQLRTFHGRLLAGAIDQGVAVQPVAIQYLRNGEADSIAPFIGDDDLVSHLMRLFAEPRGEVCIHLLKPIGSVEKERAALAFQAQQAIHMALFGVEEVAVVRQARAA; translated from the coding sequence ATGCCTGGCGTGCGGGTGCTCGCCCGCCTCTCGCGGCTGCTACTGGTGCTGACGCTCGGAATGCTCATGGCCGGCGTCATCGCCGTGGGCGAGCGCCTGGGCATCAAGGCATCCATCGAGCTTCGCCAGCGCTGGTCGTGCTGGTTCATGAAGCGCCTGGTCGGCGCCCTGCCCTTCGAGGTACGGGTGATCGGCGAGCTGCCACAACGGCCGATGCTGTGGGTCAGCAACCACGTTTCCTGGACCGACATTCCCCTGCTCGGCATGTTGCTGCCGCTGTCGTTCCTGTCCAAGGCCGAAGTTCGCCACTGGCCAGTAGCCGGCTGGCTGGCAGAAAAAGCCGGTACGTTGTTCATTCGCCGCGGTGGTGGTGACGGCCAGCGCCTGCGCGAGCAGATCAGCGAGCAGCTGGGTCAAGCCCGGCCGCTGCTGATCTTCCCCGAAGGCACCACCACCGACGGTCGTCAGCTGCGCACTTTCCACGGCCGCTTGCTGGCCGGTGCCATCGACCAGGGCGTGGCGGTGCAGCCGGTGGCCATCCAGTACCTGCGCAACGGTGAGGCGGACTCGATAGCACCGTTCATAGGCGACGACGACCTGGTTTCGCACCTGATGCGACTGTTTGCCGAGCCCCGGGGTGAGGTGTGCATCCACTTGTTGAAGCCGATTGGCAGTGTCGAGAAGGAACGAGCGGCGCTGGCGTTTCAAGCGCAACAGGCGATTCACATGGCGCTGTTCGGGGTTGAGGAAGTGGCGGTGGTACGTCAGGCACGCGCTGCATGA
- the olsB gene encoding L-ornithine N(alpha)-acyltransferase, protein MTRIAHSGDNSTERRLQAERLVGATALQEAQALRYKVFSAEFKAKLKGAELGLDMDDYDVHCRHIGVRDLSTGELVATTRLLDHQAASSLGRFYSEEEFSLHGLLQLQGPILELGRTCVAPDYRNGGTIAVLWGELAEVLNEGRYSYLMGCASIPMQDGGVQAHAVMQRLRERYLCTEHLRAEPKNPLPSLALPNNVIAEMPPLLKAYMRLGAKICGEPCWDEDFQVADVFILLKRDDLCPRYARHFKAAV, encoded by the coding sequence ATGACTCGGATCGCTCACTCTGGCGACAACAGCACTGAACGCCGTCTGCAAGCCGAACGCCTGGTCGGCGCCACGGCCCTGCAGGAAGCCCAGGCCCTGCGCTACAAAGTGTTCAGCGCAGAATTCAAGGCCAAGCTCAAAGGCGCCGAACTGGGCCTGGACATGGATGACTACGACGTACACTGCCGCCACATCGGCGTGCGCGACCTGAGCACGGGCGAACTGGTAGCCACCACCCGCCTGCTCGACCACCAGGCCGCCAGCAGCCTGGGGCGCTTCTACAGTGAAGAAGAATTCAGCCTGCACGGCCTGCTGCAACTGCAGGGCCCGATCCTCGAGCTGGGCCGCACCTGCGTCGCCCCCGACTACCGCAACGGCGGCACCATCGCCGTGCTCTGGGGCGAGCTGGCCGAAGTACTCAACGAAGGCCGCTACAGCTACCTGATGGGCTGCGCCAGCATCCCCATGCAGGACGGCGGCGTGCAGGCCCACGCGGTCATGCAGCGCCTGCGCGAGCGCTACCTGTGCACCGAGCACCTGCGCGCCGAACCGAAGAACCCGTTGCCCAGCCTGGCCCTGCCGAACAACGTCATCGCCGAAATGCCGCCGCTGCTCAAGGCCTACATGCGCCTGGGCGCGAAGATCTGCGGCGAGCCGTGCTGGGACGAGGACTTCCAGGTGGCCGACGTGTTCATCCTGCTCAAGCGTGACGACCTTTGCCCGCGCTACGCCCGCCACTTCAAGGCAGCGGTCTGA
- a CDS encoding acyl-CoA dehydrogenase, translating to MAWLQRLNDPLRQPLAGTLGETYAAQLERLGAVAPFELAVLGGRAMATPGLAFLIGYQAALRVLWPSAPASLGALCATERRSVRPADMHTRLVGLRLNGNKDFVTAGLDAEWLLVAARSEALGETPRLNLAVVYPGEAGVTLEALPTLPLMPEVGHGRLHLQDVACELLAGDGWDAYVKPFRSLEDLYVLASLSAWLYGVGQECAWPQELRLRLLGLLAGCAEGSRQCADSVGCHLLLGGLFSQFQELRGAIDKALLAGPEQWAQLWQRDQGVLALATAAREKRLAKAWLAAGLS from the coding sequence ATGGCCTGGTTGCAACGACTCAACGACCCCCTCCGCCAGCCTTTGGCCGGCACCTTGGGCGAGACCTATGCCGCGCAGCTCGAGCGCCTTGGCGCGGTTGCCCCGTTCGAACTGGCGGTGCTGGGCGGCCGCGCCATGGCCACGCCCGGCCTGGCGTTTCTCATCGGTTACCAGGCCGCCTTGCGCGTGCTCTGGCCCAGTGCACCCGCCAGCCTCGGCGCGCTGTGCGCCACCGAGCGGCGCAGCGTGCGCCCGGCAGACATGCATACCCGGCTGGTCGGTTTGCGCCTGAATGGCAACAAGGATTTCGTCACCGCCGGCCTCGACGCCGAATGGTTGTTGGTGGCCGCGCGCAGCGAAGCGTTGGGTGAAACACCACGGCTGAACCTGGCGGTGGTCTACCCGGGGGAGGCAGGGGTGACACTGGAAGCCTTGCCGACCCTGCCGCTGATGCCCGAGGTGGGGCATGGCCGATTGCACTTGCAGGATGTGGCCTGCGAGCTGCTGGCGGGCGACGGTTGGGATGCCTATGTCAAACCGTTCCGCTCGCTGGAGGACCTTTACGTGCTCGCGTCGCTGAGCGCCTGGTTGTATGGGGTGGGGCAGGAGTGCGCCTGGCCGCAGGAGCTGCGCCTGCGTTTGCTGGGGCTGTTGGCGGGGTGTGCCGAGGGTAGTCGGCAATGCGCTGACAGCGTCGGTTGTCACCTGTTGCTGGGGGGGCTGTTCTCGCAGTTTCAAGAGTTGCGCGGGGCGATCGACAAGGCGCTGCTGGCGGGGCCGGAGCAGTGGGCGCAGCTTTGGCAGCGGGATCAGGGGGTGCTGGCATTGGCCACTGCGGCGCGCGAGAAACGGTTGGCCAAGGCTTGGTTGGCAGCTGGGTTGTCATGA
- a CDS encoding serine hydrolase domain-containing protein, whose amino-acid sequence MKALLLILAIVVSPAWAEVWPEPDWPIERAAFDWQAVDAYAFPERNASERSGIRSDALLIIRDGRILHERYSAPTTANTAHLTWSVSKSVLATVLGVAQGQGRFQLQDPAARYYPPMQAHPDVRLADLLHWASGLDWQEDYEYAPLKSSVVAMLYTRGRNDMAAYTAARTGGENPGQRFRYSSGDSNVLAAALRGMLDASSYADYPWQALFTPLGIDSAVWERDGAGTFVGSSYLYLSARDLARIGLLMQRDGRWQGRQLLPASWVVFNRTLFTQAAAVPGEANPGGHWWLNLPLPGSPAPWPDAPTDTYAALGHWGQALYIVPSQKLLIVRYADDRDSSYSHNELLKRVLAALAKEGA is encoded by the coding sequence ATGAAAGCACTGCTGCTGATCCTTGCGATAGTTGTAAGCCCCGCCTGGGCCGAAGTCTGGCCCGAGCCTGACTGGCCAATCGAACGTGCTGCCTTCGACTGGCAAGCCGTGGACGCGTACGCTTTCCCCGAACGCAACGCCAGCGAACGCAGCGGCATCCGCAGCGACGCTTTGCTGATCATCCGCGATGGCCGCATCCTTCACGAACGCTACAGCGCCCCCACCACCGCCAATACCGCCCACCTGACCTGGTCGGTCAGCAAGAGCGTGCTGGCCACCGTGCTGGGCGTTGCGCAGGGGCAAGGGCGCTTCCAGTTGCAGGACCCCGCCGCGCGCTACTACCCGCCTATGCAGGCCCACCCCGACGTGCGCCTGGCTGACCTGCTGCATTGGGCCAGCGGCCTGGACTGGCAGGAAGACTACGAATACGCGCCGTTGAAGTCTTCGGTGGTGGCGATGCTCTATACCCGCGGGCGCAACGACATGGCGGCCTACACCGCAGCCCGCACGGGCGGCGAAAACCCTGGCCAGCGTTTTCGCTATTCCAGCGGGGACAGCAACGTGCTGGCTGCTGCGCTACGCGGAATGCTCGACGCCAGTAGCTATGCCGACTACCCCTGGCAGGCGTTGTTCACCCCGCTGGGCATCGACAGCGCGGTCTGGGAGCGTGATGGCGCGGGCACCTTTGTCGGCTCGTCCTACCTCTATCTCAGTGCCCGCGACCTGGCGCGCATCGGCTTGCTGATGCAACGAGATGGCCGCTGGCAAGGTCGCCAGCTGCTGCCCGCGAGCTGGGTTGTGTTCAATCGCACACTGTTTACCCAGGCTGCCGCTGTGCCCGGTGAAGCCAACCCGGGTGGCCATTGGTGGCTCAACCTGCCATTGCCGGGGAGCCCGGCGCCGTGGCCCGACGCCCCGACGGATACCTACGCCGCGCTCGGCCACTGGGGCCAGGCGCTGTATATCGTGCCGTCGCAGAAACTGCTGATCGTGCGCTACGCCGATGACCGCGACAGCAGCTACAGCCACAATGAACTGCTCAAGCGGGTGCTGGCTGCACTGGCCAAGGAGGGCGCATGA
- a CDS encoding amidase: MKRVLLLLTVALLGWAWLERQALADFPGILSAYSAKEYCSCRFVMGFDEAYCRGYVKQWLPLSRLEEHGPQRRVSAEGLGQRNEAAWQGTQAGCRLLP, translated from the coding sequence ATGAAGCGCGTGCTGTTGCTGCTGACCGTCGCCTTGCTCGGCTGGGCCTGGCTGGAGCGCCAGGCGTTGGCGGACTTCCCCGGTATCCTTTCGGCCTATTCGGCCAAGGAGTACTGCTCGTGCCGCTTCGTCATGGGCTTCGATGAGGCCTATTGCCGGGGATATGTGAAGCAATGGCTGCCCCTGAGCCGGCTGGAAGAACACGGCCCGCAACGGCGGGTCAGCGCCGAGGGCCTGGGCCAGCGCAACGAGGCGGCCTGGCAGGGGACGCAGGCAGGCTGCCGCTTGCTGCCATGA
- a CDS encoding YceI family protein, with protein sequence MFKLPRLLPALLLAMCLPAHANWHLDGESSRLSFVTGKNGDTAEVHRFLVLHGNVDRKGMAALSIEMDSVSSGIPLRDEQMRDNLFEVGRFAEASVKAQIDLRPINDLADGAQIELRLPLTVTLHGQSHSYNALLLATRLDQRRFQVVTLEPLVLRASDFGLLPGLESLRKFAKLKSINPSVPVNAVLIFNAR encoded by the coding sequence ATGTTCAAGCTGCCCCGTCTACTGCCTGCCCTGCTGCTGGCTATGTGCCTGCCCGCCCACGCCAACTGGCACCTTGATGGCGAGTCTTCACGCCTGTCCTTCGTCACCGGCAAGAACGGTGATACTGCCGAGGTGCATCGCTTTCTGGTGTTGCACGGCAACGTCGACCGCAAAGGCATGGCCGCGCTGAGCATCGAGATGGACTCGGTGAGCAGCGGTATCCCGCTGCGTGACGAGCAGATGCGCGACAACCTGTTCGAGGTGGGGCGCTTCGCCGAGGCGAGCGTGAAGGCGCAGATAGACCTGCGGCCGATCAACGACCTGGCCGATGGCGCGCAGATCGAACTGCGCCTGCCGCTGACCGTCACCCTGCATGGCCAGTCACACAGCTACAACGCGCTGCTGCTGGCGACCCGCCTGGATCAGCGGCGCTTCCAGGTGGTGACCCTCGAACCGCTGGTGCTGCGGGCCTCGGACTTTGGCCTGTTGCCCGGGTTGGAAAGCCTGCGCAAGTTCGCCAAGCTGAAATCCATCAACCCTTCGGTACCGGTCAATGCGGTGCTGATCTTCAACGCCCGCTGA
- a CDS encoding phospholipase D-like domain-containing protein, translating into MSGPVFPWRDGNEFELLIDGPEFFPRMLQAIERAEFQVDLELYLVEAGACAEAVVEALEQAARRGVRVRCLFDDYGSLAFSAALRQRLLEAGVYLRWYNRLRWKRGLRNLYRDHRKLLLVDERWAVVGGTGVTDEFWTPGEATSAWHEVMVQLQGPVVNDWQLLFDRQWQANNRRTAWRPAEGFGLPRLPKVPAQGQGMGRVAYADARQHQDILHSLVRAINSGKQRVWLATPYFLPTWSVRRSLRRAAGKGVDVRLLLTGPRTDHPSVRYAGHRYYPRLLRAGVRIYEYQPCFLHLKMVLIDDWVSVGSCNFDHWNLRFNLEANIEALDPPLTAAVQASFERDFALSQVVDLDHWHARPLWRRVKQRVWGWLDRLVVNFLDRRD; encoded by the coding sequence ATGTCGGGGCCGGTCTTCCCCTGGCGGGATGGCAATGAGTTCGAACTGCTGATCGACGGCCCCGAATTCTTTCCGCGCATGCTCCAGGCGATCGAGCGCGCCGAATTCCAGGTCGACCTGGAGTTGTACCTGGTCGAGGCCGGTGCCTGTGCCGAGGCGGTGGTCGAGGCGCTGGAGCAGGCCGCACGGCGCGGCGTGCGGGTGCGTTGCCTGTTCGATGACTATGGCTCGCTGGCCTTTAGCGCAGCATTGCGCCAGCGCTTGCTGGAGGCCGGGGTGTACTTGCGCTGGTACAACCGCCTGCGCTGGAAGCGTGGTTTGCGCAACCTGTATCGCGACCATCGCAAGTTGTTGCTGGTGGACGAGCGCTGGGCCGTGGTGGGTGGCACGGGCGTCACCGACGAGTTCTGGACGCCTGGTGAGGCGACCAGCGCCTGGCACGAGGTGATGGTGCAGTTGCAAGGGCCCGTGGTGAACGACTGGCAGTTGCTGTTCGACCGCCAGTGGCAAGCCAACAACCGCCGCACCGCCTGGCGCCCGGCCGAGGGCTTTGGCCTGCCGCGCTTGCCCAAGGTACCGGCGCAAGGCCAGGGCATGGGCCGGGTGGCCTATGCCGACGCCCGCCAGCACCAGGACATCCTGCATTCGCTGGTGCGGGCGATCAACAGTGGCAAGCAGCGGGTGTGGCTGGCCACGCCGTACTTCCTGCCTACCTGGAGCGTGCGCCGGTCGTTGCGCCGGGCTGCCGGCAAAGGTGTCGACGTGCGGTTGCTGCTGACCGGGCCGCGCACCGACCACCCTTCGGTGCGCTATGCCGGGCACCGCTACTACCCCCGATTGCTGCGTGCCGGGGTGCGCATCTACGAATACCAGCCGTGCTTCCTGCACCTGAAGATGGTGCTGATCGACGACTGGGTCAGTGTCGGTTCGTGCAACTTCGATCACTGGAACCTGCGCTTCAATCTGGAGGCCAACATCGAGGCACTCGACCCGCCTTTGACGGCCGCCGTGCAGGCCAGCTTCGAGCGTGATTTTGCCTTGAGCCAGGTGGTCGACCTTGACCACTGGCATGCCCGGCCGCTGTGGCGTCGGGTCAAGCAGCGCGTGTGGGGCTGGCTGGACCGGCTGGTGGTCAACTTCCTCGACCGGCGCGACTGA
- a CDS encoding DJ-1/PfpI family protein, producing MTAKKILMLVGDYVEDYEAMVPFQALSMVGHTVHAVCPEKVAGQTVRTAIHDFEGEQTYSEKPGHNFALNYDFVRVRPEGYDALLIPGGRAPEYLRLDERVLELVRAFDQAGKPIAAVCHGAQLLAAAGVLEGRECSAYPACAPEVRLAGGTFIDIAVDQAHVDGNLVTAPAWPAHPAWLAAFLKVLGTRIA from the coding sequence ATGACGGCGAAGAAAATTCTCATGCTGGTTGGCGACTACGTCGAAGATTACGAGGCAATGGTGCCGTTTCAGGCACTGAGCATGGTCGGCCACACGGTACACGCGGTGTGCCCAGAGAAGGTCGCGGGGCAGACCGTGCGCACGGCGATTCATGATTTCGAGGGCGAGCAGACCTACAGCGAAAAGCCAGGGCACAATTTTGCCCTGAACTACGATTTTGTGCGGGTGCGGCCTGAGGGGTACGACGCGTTGCTGATCCCCGGCGGCCGTGCGCCGGAGTACCTGCGCCTGGATGAGCGGGTGCTGGAGCTGGTGCGGGCATTCGACCAGGCCGGCAAGCCGATTGCGGCGGTGTGCCATGGCGCGCAGTTGCTGGCAGCAGCGGGTGTGCTGGAAGGGCGCGAGTGCAGTGCGTATCCGGCCTGTGCGCCAGAGGTGCGCCTGGCCGGTGGCACGTTCATCGATATCGCGGTGGACCAGGCGCATGTGGATGGCAACCTGGTAACCGCGCCAGCCTGGCCGGCGCACCCGGCCTGGCTGGCGGCCTTCCTCAAGGTGCTGGGCACCCGTATCGCCTGA
- a CDS encoding nuclear transport factor 2 family protein codes for MTATELVNAYYAAFNAGDMPAFLALLSEDVIHDINQGERHMGKAKFAAFMDKMNRCYRERLADIVVMQNADGSRAAAEFTVHGQYLADDEGLPAANGQTYVLPAGAFFYIHCGKIARVTNYYNLNDWVEQVG; via the coding sequence ATGACCGCTACCGAACTGGTAAATGCTTACTACGCAGCCTTCAACGCCGGCGACATGCCGGCTTTCCTGGCACTGCTCAGCGAAGACGTGATCCACGACATCAACCAGGGCGAACGGCACATGGGCAAAGCGAAATTTGCCGCCTTCATGGACAAGATGAACCGTTGCTACCGCGAGCGCCTGGCTGACATCGTGGTGATGCAGAATGCCGACGGCAGCCGGGCGGCGGCGGAGTTCACCGTGCATGGCCAATACCTGGCCGACGACGAAGGCTTGCCGGCGGCCAACGGGCAGACCTATGTGCTGCCGGCGGGGGCATTCTTCTACATTCACTGCGGCAAGATTGCCCGGGTCACCAACTACTACAACCTCAATGACTGGGTCGAGCAGGTCGGTTGA
- a CDS encoding GNAT family N-acetyltransferase, with protein MEIRLLHGAAIAPYIDDLARLRLTVFREFPYLYDGTPEYEADYLASYTRSGRSLVVLAIDDGKVVGASTGLPLVDVAAEFQQPFLALGRDPASVYYFGESLVLPAYRGRGLGVRFFIERESYAHKLAEFDFCAFCAVERPGVHPRRPADYKPLHGFWRNRGFLHDPSLRTRYAWRDLDEAQSSEKIMSFWTKELPI; from the coding sequence ATGGAAATACGCCTGTTGCACGGCGCCGCTATCGCGCCTTACATCGATGACCTCGCTCGCCTGCGCCTGACCGTGTTTCGCGAGTTTCCCTACCTCTACGACGGTACCCCGGAGTACGAGGCCGACTACCTGGCCAGCTACACCCGTTCCGGGCGCAGCCTGGTGGTGCTGGCCATTGACGACGGCAAGGTGGTTGGTGCTTCGACCGGCCTGCCGCTGGTAGATGTGGCCGCGGAGTTCCAGCAGCCGTTTCTGGCGCTGGGGCGCGACCCGGCCAGTGTCTACTACTTCGGTGAGTCGCTGGTACTGCCGGCCTACCGTGGCCGGGGCCTGGGCGTGCGCTTTTTCATCGAGCGCGAGTCCTATGCCCACAAACTGGCCGAATTCGACTTCTGCGCGTTCTGTGCCGTGGAGCGCCCAGGTGTGCATCCGCGCCGGCCTGCGGACTACAAGCCGCTGCACGGGTTCTGGCGCAACCGCGGCTTCCTGCATGACCCCTCCCTGCGTACCCGCTACGCCTGGCGCGACCTGGACGAGGCGCAAAGCTCGGAAAAGATCATGTCGTTCTGGACCAAGGAGCTGCCGATTTGA